A stretch of the Paenibacillus dendritiformis genome encodes the following:
- a CDS encoding ABC transporter permease: protein MGGERRRPFRDAWRTGAEYMRLYGVFIRNCLAASMEYRFNFWMGIAVEIAFLCVKALYILIVYQTNLHIGKLTPDHILLFIGTYTMMTGLYMGLFYVNFIRLQQYVRDGSLDLLLTKPVSLQFLVSLRYVDIGLPVPNVLAGAAMIAVGWSRAGLPLNAANLVGFAGLLLAALAVTYGLMLLPALLAFRFVQTGAVTEIAHSIWDANNMPLDIFPSWLQRIGVYVIPVFLISNYAPKFVFNDLSSWDIAWAAAAPLLLLLLARWCWKRAVRGYSSAGS, encoded by the coding sequence ATGGGTGGAGAGAGACGAAGGCCCTTCCGGGACGCATGGCGCACGGGAGCGGAGTATATGCGTCTGTATGGCGTTTTTATCCGCAATTGCCTGGCGGCCAGCATGGAGTACCGCTTTAATTTCTGGATGGGCATTGCGGTCGAAATCGCTTTTTTATGCGTGAAGGCGCTGTACATTTTGATTGTCTATCAGACGAATCTCCATATTGGGAAGCTGACGCCGGATCATATCCTGCTGTTCATCGGCACCTACACGATGATGACGGGACTTTATATGGGCTTGTTCTACGTCAATTTCATCCGCTTGCAGCAATATGTGCGCGACGGTTCGCTTGATCTGCTGCTGACGAAGCCGGTTTCCCTGCAATTTCTCGTCTCGCTTCGCTATGTCGATATCGGCTTGCCGGTGCCGAACGTGCTGGCCGGAGCCGCCATGATCGCTGTCGGCTGGTCCCGCGCCGGGCTGCCCCTGAATGCGGCGAATCTCGTTGGCTTCGCCGGGCTGCTGCTGGCGGCATTGGCTGTCACCTACGGTCTGATGCTGCTGCCGGCCTTGCTGGCCTTCCGCTTCGTACAGACCGGAGCGGTGACGGAGATCGCGCATTCGATCTGGGATGCGAACAATATGCCGCTCGATATTTTCCCGTCGTGGCTGCAGCGCATCGGCGTTTACGTAATCCCGGTGTTTCTTATCAGCAACTACGCACCCAAGTTTGTCTTCAATGACCTGAGCTCCTGGGATATCGCCTGGGCGGCTGCGGCGCCGCTTCTGCTTCTGCTGCTGGCCAGATGGTGCTGGAAGCGGGCGGTACGAGGGTACAGCAGCGCGGGCAGCTAA